One genomic window of Verrucomicrobiia bacterium includes the following:
- a CDS encoding S26 family signal peptidase produces the protein MRDAAIHRAQAESPYYPPRERWYSRFWYPWYLIKRRLHLAAVTDGFELPFHKLLLGMTVPGLSWLWYGRPIFGLLTMASYCLMVITFLIWIGHPAGTVSLAILMSIHTSSILFMNRRLTPDVELWKRIIWSLVVFALVSLLVYRPLRWQMERRWFMALRVGERVLVVKTSASPSLVKRGDWVVYRITPSHSYRTEVDGGYARVEGGYGLGEVLAVAGDTISFQAKEFSINGVSRPRRAYMPASGNLVVADGSWFIWPDVTISGYGNVGADVTENAMTALAMVPRSNFMGTVFHRWWWRKQTPA, from the coding sequence GTGAGAGATGCCGCAATTCATAGGGCTCAAGCCGAATCGCCGTACTATCCACCTCGGGAGCGCTGGTATAGCCGATTTTGGTATCCGTGGTATCTCATCAAACGGAGGCTCCACCTGGCGGCCGTAACCGACGGGTTTGAACTGCCGTTTCACAAGCTGCTTTTGGGGATGACGGTGCCGGGGCTCTCGTGGTTGTGGTACGGACGTCCCATCTTTGGCTTGCTGACGATGGCGAGCTATTGTCTCATGGTCATCACGTTTCTTATCTGGATCGGCCACCCGGCGGGAACCGTCTCGCTTGCCATCCTGATGTCGATCCATACGAGCAGCATTCTGTTCATGAACCGTCGGCTGACGCCTGACGTGGAGCTATGGAAGCGAATCATCTGGTCGCTCGTGGTGTTCGCGCTTGTCAGCCTGTTGGTGTATCGACCGTTGCGTTGGCAGATGGAGCGCCGCTGGTTCATGGCGTTACGCGTTGGCGAACGTGTACTGGTCGTCAAGACGAGCGCATCTCCCAGCCTAGTCAAACGGGGCGACTGGGTAGTCTATCGAATTACCCCCAGCCATAGCTACCGAACAGAGGTTGACGGAGGGTATGCACGGGTTGAAGGGGGCTATGGGCTTGGTGAGGTGTTGGCGGTTGCCGGCGACACCATCTCCTTCCAGGCAAAAGAGTTTTCCATCAATGGCGTGTCGCGACCACGGCGCGCCTACATGCCGGCCAGCGGAAATCTCGTAGTGGCCGATGGAAGCTGGTTTATTTGGCCGGATGTGACTATAAGTGGATACGGGAATGTGGGAGCAGATGTAACGGAAAATGCCATGACTGCCCTGGCAATGGTGCCCAGGTCGAACTTCATGGGAACGGTGTTCCACCGCTGGTGGTGGAGAAAGCAGACCCCGGCATGA
- a CDS encoding tetratricopeptide repeat protein, with product MSRFNNLELGGESEEQSASQPFVKDEAYYQQEAQTAFETGDFEQALRSSAKVLEYNPQNATAWTGQVKMLVELGEFREAKLWADKALEKFPHEPELLAAKGVALARIGDIKEALAFSDAAVEERGDTPYVWLARGDVLLAAKRRQASFCMEQAVARAHNWLIRWQASRIYYYYSKFSLALQMAQQALSLDATRSVIWMQLGYCQTALGLTALANESFEQVRQLNPHNREVAAALLESTRMGLTGRFSRFWRRVLRR from the coding sequence ATGAGCCGATTCAATAATCTGGAGCTCGGCGGCGAATCCGAAGAACAATCGGCCTCACAACCCTTCGTCAAAGACGAGGCTTACTATCAGCAGGAAGCCCAAACAGCTTTTGAAACCGGTGATTTTGAACAGGCCCTGCGTTCCTCCGCCAAAGTGCTGGAATACAATCCGCAGAATGCCACTGCTTGGACCGGCCAGGTAAAAATGCTGGTTGAATTGGGCGAATTTCGCGAAGCCAAGCTCTGGGCGGACAAGGCGCTGGAAAAGTTTCCCCATGAACCCGAATTGCTCGCGGCCAAGGGAGTGGCGCTCGCGCGGATCGGCGATATCAAGGAGGCCCTGGCATTTTCGGATGCCGCCGTCGAGGAACGCGGTGACACACCCTATGTCTGGCTGGCACGGGGAGACGTATTGCTGGCTGCGAAACGCCGCCAAGCCTCGTTTTGCATGGAACAGGCGGTCGCACGCGCCCACAATTGGCTCATCCGCTGGCAGGCCTCTCGGATTTATTATTACTACAGCAAGTTTTCCCTCGCGTTACAAATGGCGCAACAGGCTCTGTCTCTGGACGCTACCCGTAGCGTCATCTGGATGCAACTGGGATACTGTCAAACTGCCCTCGGCCTTACCGCTTTGGCCAACGAGTCCTTTGAGCAGGTCCGACAACTAAATCCCCACAACCGCGAGGTTGCGGCGGCGTTGTTGGAATCGACACGAATGGGCCTGACCGGGCGATTTTCCCGCTTCTGGAGACGGGTGCTACGCCGATGA
- a CDS encoding radical SAM protein: MIGLEESVVATRAPDRAVLARERAQLALAALADCQLCAHHCGVNRLAGERGMCHAGTAARVFSAQVEVGDEMELLPTFAIALSGCDLRCSFCITGAESWNPRAGEALCPVTLAARAKTAMENGAQTAMILGGEPTIHLPAALEIVAALPPSLRLIWKTNAHGTALARGWLDGLFDVWLADYKFGNDNCAERLASVPRYQDVVRENLVWASHNSELIVRHLLMPGHVDCCWEPIARWLAANLPSVKVSLRSGFWPAWRATNHPELSRPFSLTELRSAWTIAGNYGLRLIE; the protein is encoded by the coding sequence ATGATTGGCCTCGAAGAATCGGTGGTGGCGACACGCGCGCCGGATCGTGCGGTCCTTGCACGCGAACGGGCACAGCTGGCTCTTGCGGCGCTCGCGGATTGCCAGTTGTGCGCGCACCATTGCGGTGTCAATCGGCTCGCGGGTGAACGGGGAATGTGCCATGCCGGAACTGCGGCCCGCGTTTTTTCCGCGCAGGTTGAAGTGGGGGACGAGATGGAATTGCTCCCGACGTTCGCCATCGCCCTCAGCGGCTGCGACCTGCGGTGTTCCTTTTGCATTACCGGAGCGGAGAGTTGGAACCCCCGGGCCGGTGAAGCATTGTGTCCGGTCACTCTGGCTGCCCGGGCAAAGACTGCCATGGAGAACGGAGCGCAGACAGCCATGATTCTCGGGGGGGAGCCAACCATCCATCTACCGGCCGCGCTGGAGATTGTTGCTGCGTTGCCACCGTCGCTGCGCCTCATCTGGAAGACCAACGCTCATGGCACCGCCCTGGCCCGAGGTTGGCTGGACGGGCTGTTCGATGTCTGGCTGGCGGATTACAAATTCGGAAACGACAACTGCGCGGAGCGTTTGGCGAGTGTGCCGCGCTACCAGGACGTGGTCCGCGAGAACCTTGTTTGGGCCAGCCACAATAGTGAACTCATCGTCCGTCATCTGCTGATGCCGGGCCACGTCGATTGCTGTTGGGAACCCATTGCCCGATGGCTTGCGGCAAACCTGCCATCCGTAAAGGTGAGTCTGCGATCCGGATTCTGGCCGGCGTGGCGGGCCACGAATCATCCGGAATTGTCCCGACCTTTTTCGCTGACGGAATTGCGGTCTGCCTGGACCATTGCGGGCAATTATGGCTTGCGTCTGATCGAATGA
- a CDS encoding AAA family ATPase, whose product MNFQQELETLIRARYPILYVVTSEETRVQNLIVPIGTKRQKKVFEWSYSTGLLPAGTSFQSQKHRNAATKDPLTALDQVVDQIEPAIFVFKDFHPFLTRNNFAVIRKLKDIALHLKNSFKTVILISPTLEIPTELDKEITVLNFPLPSREDLGGLLDGIIKDVKDMQDVKIELDNGGRERLLQGALGLTWSEAENVFAKIIVKEGRLSGDDVAEVFSEKQQIIRKSGLLEYYASSQTISDVGGMAVLKDWLLKRAVAFTEEARDFGLPAPKGVLLLGVQGCGKSLCAKAVSSLWQLPLLRFDMGRMFNSLVGSSEENVRKAIAVAESVAPAILWVDEIDKAFAGIQGSGSSDGGTTARVFGTFLTWLSEKTTAVFVVATANDISQLPPELLRKGRLDEIFFVDLPAEEERIDIFRIHLARRGRRPEDFDLKALGAASEHFSGAEIEEAIISALYDAFYAQRDLTMDDVLQTMRQTVPLSKTMDEHLNRLRSWAEGRARHASVPRALTPAKDHRRMEV is encoded by the coding sequence ATGAACTTCCAGCAAGAACTTGAGACCCTGATCCGGGCCCGCTACCCGATCCTGTACGTGGTGACTTCCGAAGAGACCCGGGTGCAAAACCTGATCGTGCCGATAGGCACGAAGCGCCAGAAGAAGGTTTTTGAATGGTCTTACAGCACAGGGCTGCTTCCCGCCGGCACTTCTTTCCAGTCCCAGAAACATCGCAACGCCGCCACGAAAGACCCGTTGACCGCGTTGGACCAGGTGGTCGACCAAATTGAACCGGCCATTTTCGTCTTCAAGGATTTCCACCCGTTCCTGACCAGGAACAATTTTGCCGTGATCCGCAAGCTCAAGGACATCGCCCTGCATTTGAAAAACAGTTTCAAGACGGTCATCCTGATTTCACCCACTTTGGAAATCCCCACCGAATTGGACAAGGAAATCACGGTGCTGAACTTTCCACTGCCCTCGCGCGAAGATCTGGGAGGCCTGCTGGACGGGATCATCAAAGACGTCAAAGACATGCAGGATGTGAAAATCGAACTGGATAACGGGGGGCGTGAGCGGTTGCTGCAAGGTGCCCTCGGGCTTACCTGGAGCGAAGCCGAAAACGTCTTTGCCAAGATCATCGTCAAGGAAGGCCGATTGAGCGGGGACGATGTGGCCGAGGTGTTTTCCGAGAAGCAACAGATCATCCGCAAGAGCGGGCTGCTGGAGTACTACGCCAGCAGCCAAACGATCTCCGACGTGGGCGGCATGGCGGTGCTCAAGGATTGGTTACTAAAGCGTGCGGTGGCGTTTACCGAGGAAGCCCGCGACTTCGGCCTGCCCGCGCCGAAGGGCGTGTTGCTCCTCGGCGTGCAAGGCTGCGGCAAGAGCCTGTGCGCCAAGGCCGTCTCCAGCCTTTGGCAACTCCCGCTGCTGCGGTTCGACATGGGCCGCATGTTCAACAGCCTCGTTGGTTCTTCCGAGGAAAACGTGCGCAAGGCCATTGCCGTGGCCGAGTCGGTCGCCCCCGCCATCCTCTGGGTGGACGAAATCGACAAGGCTTTTGCCGGCATCCAGGGATCTGGCAGCTCGGATGGCGGCACCACGGCGCGCGTCTTCGGGACGTTCCTGACATGGCTTTCAGAGAAGACGACGGCTGTGTTCGTCGTCGCCACCGCGAACGATATTTCCCAACTTCCACCCGAGCTCCTGCGCAAAGGAAGGCTGGACGAGATTTTCTTCGTCGATCTGCCGGCAGAAGAAGAGCGCATCGACATTTTCCGCATCCATCTGGCCCGGCGTGGGCGCCGCCCCGAGGACTTCGACCTCAAAGCGTTGGGAGCCGCCAGTGAACACTTCAGTGGCGCCGAAATTGAAGAGGCCATCATCAGCGCGTTGTACGACGCGTTCTACGCCCAACGGGACCTGACAATGGACGATGTCCTCCAGACGATGCGCCAAACGGTGCCGCTCTCCAAAACCATGGACGAACATTTGAACCGTCTGCGCAGTTGGGCTGAAGGCCGGGCCCGGCATGCCAGTGTCCCTCGCGCGCTCACACCGGCCAAGGACCATCGGCGGATGGAGGTTTAG
- a CDS encoding RNA polymerase sigma factor, translating into MPAPVKCDDPVAAPEMATTPSAASTPGPWQALYEQHSRYVYYLALRTVGDPTLAEDITHDVFLKAYRHLDQFRGQAGLRTWLYRITINHCQNTQRAWQKRSIISTGDPQALDAVAANTDSPLRVLEIKELGERIQKTLEALPDEYRLLLLLVADENLSYQEVASLTEQSSDAVRGKLHRARRAFTLEFQKNS; encoded by the coding sequence ATGCCAGCGCCCGTCAAATGCGACGATCCCGTGGCTGCGCCTGAAATGGCAACAACGCCTTCGGCGGCATCCACGCCTGGTCCGTGGCAGGCCCTCTACGAGCAACACTCGCGTTATGTCTATTATCTGGCCCTGCGTACCGTCGGCGATCCGACTCTCGCCGAGGACATTACGCACGACGTGTTTCTGAAAGCGTACCGCCACCTCGACCAATTTCGCGGTCAGGCCGGTCTGCGGACGTGGCTGTATCGCATTACCATCAACCATTGTCAGAACACGCAACGCGCCTGGCAGAAGCGGAGCATCATCAGCACCGGCGATCCGCAAGCGTTGGATGCCGTGGCCGCCAATACGGACAGCCCCCTGCGCGTCCTGGAGATCAAGGAATTGGGTGAGAGAATCCAGAAGACACTGGAGGCGCTGCCCGACGAATACCGGTTATTGCTCTTGTTGGTGGCGGACGAGAATTTGAGCTACCAGGAAGTCGCCTCGCTGACGGAACAGAGCTCGGACGCGGTGCGGGGCAAGTTGCACCGCGCGCGCCGGGCATTCACGTTGGAGTTTCAAAAGAACAGTTGA
- a CDS encoding type II secretion system F family protein, which translates to MRPSSKDLAVFYYQLGTMLQAGVNIRNALTSLQETGPRPLRKTVAFLGERVQEGEPLHQAVAESRRCRFARLDQHTLAVSEQSGALDVGLLSLGNYYENLARARRKMISASMFPALILMVAVFVSHLPALVAGALGQGNYGLPEYLRDTVGFLILLAAATCVIHWIIRIAFKTPKLDLAMDQFIRLLPVVGRVRFDYALSQWISSVRLMLRAGFGVITALEFSSKTINSPRIAHAYDVARPLIDSQLEVSRALQATGVFPEHLIQFWATGEQSGRLDDMLDRLAQHYEERWRHSLDLLSSWLPRIAYGLVCVYMIFQMANLLGPLIGAYSEALQ; encoded by the coding sequence ATGAGACCTTCCTCCAAAGATCTGGCGGTTTTTTATTACCAGTTGGGGACAATGCTGCAAGCGGGTGTGAACATCCGCAACGCGCTCACCTCGCTGCAGGAAACCGGGCCGCGTCCGTTACGGAAGACCGTCGCGTTTCTGGGCGAGCGCGTTCAGGAAGGCGAACCCCTGCATCAAGCCGTGGCCGAGAGCCGGCGTTGCCGCTTTGCGCGCCTTGATCAGCATACCCTCGCTGTTAGCGAACAGAGCGGCGCCCTGGACGTGGGGCTGTTGTCCCTTGGTAACTACTACGAGAATCTGGCGCGAGCACGGCGTAAAATGATCTCCGCTTCGATGTTTCCCGCGCTAATACTGATGGTCGCGGTATTCGTCTCTCATCTTCCCGCCCTCGTCGCCGGCGCACTCGGGCAGGGAAACTATGGCTTGCCCGAGTACCTGCGCGACACAGTCGGGTTCCTTATTCTTCTTGCCGCCGCAACCTGCGTGATTCACTGGATCATCCGTATCGCGTTCAAGACCCCAAAGCTGGATCTGGCCATGGATCAATTCATCCGCCTCCTGCCCGTCGTAGGTCGGGTGCGGTTCGATTATGCCCTGAGCCAGTGGATCTCTTCGGTTCGGTTGATGCTTAGAGCCGGCTTTGGTGTCATAACCGCGCTCGAGTTCTCCAGCAAAACCATCAACAGCCCGCGGATCGCCCACGCTTACGACGTGGCCCGTCCCCTCATCGACAGCCAGTTGGAAGTCAGCCGCGCGCTCCAGGCCACCGGCGTATTCCCGGAACATCTGATCCAATTCTGGGCAACGGGGGAACAAAGCGGTCGTCTGGACGACATGTTGGATCGGCTGGCCCAGCATTACGAGGAACGCTGGCGTCACAGTCTCGATCTTCTCAGCAGTTGGCTCCCGCGCATCGCCTACGGGCTCGTCTGCGTTTACATGATTTTTCAAATGGCAAACCTGCTCGGCCCGCTCATCGGCGCCTACTCGGAAGCCTTGCAATAA
- a CDS encoding rhomboid family intramembrane serine protease: MNPARRVWDYLPRGLRGPLLFLLMTGVVALAGNLTGTFDLYRPLALWPGEFWHGRVWQVATYAPLPFGPADLIFNGFLFAVLGTRLVIGLGRRQFWVFCLVAMAGTAVTKLVLSPFSHGGLVGIGGVVFAMFAAWYRLFGNEEVMMMATWRMRMRTAILIIAGLIIMFGLFSPCGFWNALAILGGGASGWLYLAAQSYWRSRRGPQLLPSERISRLEL; encoded by the coding sequence ATGAACCCTGCCAGGCGAGTTTGGGACTACCTGCCGCGCGGACTTCGCGGGCCACTGTTGTTTCTGTTGATGACCGGTGTTGTTGCGCTGGCGGGGAATCTCACGGGTACGTTTGACCTCTACAGGCCGCTCGCGCTGTGGCCAGGAGAGTTCTGGCACGGACGTGTATGGCAAGTGGCAACGTACGCGCCGTTGCCCTTCGGACCAGCGGACTTGATTTTCAACGGATTCCTCTTTGCTGTGCTTGGTACGCGGCTGGTGATCGGGTTGGGGCGGCGGCAGTTTTGGGTGTTTTGCCTTGTGGCGATGGCCGGCACGGCGGTCACGAAGCTGGTGCTCAGCCCGTTTAGCCACGGAGGATTGGTCGGTATTGGCGGCGTGGTTTTCGCGATGTTCGCGGCATGGTATCGATTGTTTGGCAACGAGGAAGTGATGATGATGGCCACGTGGCGGATGCGGATGCGCACAGCAATCCTGATCATCGCGGGGCTGATTATTATGTTCGGCTTGTTCAGTCCGTGCGGGTTTTGGAATGCGCTGGCCATTCTCGGCGGCGGCGCATCGGGCTGGCTGTATCTCGCCGCGCAGTCGTACTGGCGGTCGCGTCGTGGCCCGCAGTTATTGCCGTCGGAGCGGATCAGCCGATTGGAGTTATGA
- a CDS encoding PilT/PilU family type 4a pilus ATPase translates to MKLDSLLAAAKQHHASDLHLIFGVPPAYRINGEIILADEDAMSTEEITEITHGLLNDLQRRKFEQEWELCISLYHSAAGRVRVTIYRRNGHPELCFRLCGESIPSREILGLPPKVDELARRPNGLVLITGPTGSGKTTTLNYMINLINSERRCKIVTIEDPIEFVHENRSAIIVQTEVLTDTHSFHRALIHVLRQDPDVIVIGEMRDPETIATALTAAETGHLVLATLHSPNTTQALERITGIYEGSTQRQVVLQLSNVLQGILAQDLLPSADRSHRVLAYEMMIATPAIRNGIRENKITQLENTMQVSAKDGMVLMDNHLAELYERCLITYDTAVSRARRPDNIVKDNQAANGQPARR, encoded by the coding sequence ATGAAACTTGATTCACTGTTGGCGGCGGCGAAACAACACCACGCCTCGGACCTGCATCTTATTTTTGGCGTGCCTCCCGCCTACCGCATCAACGGTGAAATCATCCTCGCCGATGAGGATGCCATGTCCACCGAGGAGATCACGGAGATCACCCATGGCTTGCTAAACGATCTACAGCGGCGAAAATTCGAGCAGGAATGGGAGCTTTGCATTTCTCTGTATCACAGCGCGGCCGGTCGTGTGCGCGTGACCATCTACCGGCGCAACGGTCATCCTGAACTGTGTTTCCGTCTTTGCGGAGAATCGATCCCGAGCCGTGAAATCCTGGGCCTGCCACCAAAGGTCGATGAACTGGCGCGCAGGCCCAATGGGCTGGTATTGATCACCGGGCCGACCGGCTCCGGAAAGACCACCACGCTCAATTACATGATCAACCTGATCAACAGCGAGCGCCGCTGCAAGATCGTGACCATTGAGGACCCGATCGAGTTCGTCCACGAAAACCGTTCGGCGATCATCGTCCAGACCGAAGTGTTGACGGATACCCATTCATTTCATCGAGCCCTGATCCATGTGTTGCGGCAGGACCCGGATGTCATCGTCATCGGCGAGATGCGCGATCCCGAGACGATTGCGACTGCGCTAACCGCAGCGGAGACCGGTCATCTCGTACTGGCCACGTTACACTCGCCGAACACCACCCAGGCACTGGAGCGTATCACGGGCATCTACGAAGGCAGCACTCAGCGGCAGGTGGTCCTCCAATTGTCCAACGTTCTGCAGGGAATCCTCGCGCAGGATTTGTTGCCATCTGCCGATCGCTCCCATCGCGTGCTCGCCTATGAGATGATGATTGCCACCCCGGCAATCCGCAACGGGATCCGTGAAAACAAGATCACCCAGCTCGAAAACACAATGCAGGTGTCAGCCAAAGACGGCATGGTGTTGATGGATAACCATCTTGCCGAGCTATACGAACGCTGCCTGATTACCTACGACACCGCCGTTAGCCGCGCCCGCCGGCCGGATAACATCGTGAAGGACAATCAGGCCGCGAACGGTCAGCCAGCGCGCCGATAA
- a CDS encoding glycine zipper domain-containing protein: MKYHSMSLTAVAVGLVLVLTGCETPSGRPDNTATGALVGGATGAGIGAIAGGRHAGEGALIGGAIGALTGAIVGNSIDQQQRERVREYSPQTIQRIDQGQPLGVADIKALARAGVSDEVIISQIRNSHTAYHLSTAEIIDLKDAGVSERVIDFMINTAGGADAGPPPPPPSTQYEEVVVAQPPPPPIVEEVYYPAPGPGYVWVGGYWGWYGGRWVWVRGRWAWPPHRHAVWVSGYYAHRGGGGVWVSGYWR, translated from the coding sequence ATGAAATATCACTCTATGAGCCTGACAGCAGTGGCAGTTGGACTTGTGCTGGTGCTGACAGGATGTGAAACTCCCTCGGGCCGTCCGGACAACACGGCGACGGGTGCGTTGGTTGGCGGTGCAACCGGCGCCGGTATTGGGGCTATCGCGGGAGGCCGTCATGCGGGTGAAGGGGCATTAATCGGCGGCGCGATCGGCGCGCTCACCGGCGCCATCGTTGGCAATTCCATCGATCAGCAGCAACGGGAACGAGTACGTGAATATTCCCCACAAACAATCCAGCGCATCGATCAGGGTCAACCGCTCGGAGTGGCGGACATCAAAGCCCTCGCCAGGGCCGGTGTCAGCGACGAGGTCATCATCAGCCAGATCCGCAATTCGCACACGGCCTATCACCTGAGCACCGCGGAGATCATTGATCTCAAGGACGCCGGCGTCAGCGAGCGGGTCATCGACTTCATGATCAACACGGCCGGCGGCGCCGACGCAGGACCACCACCACCACCGCCATCGACACAATATGAGGAAGTCGTGGTGGCTCAACCTCCGCCACCGCCGATTGTGGAAGAGGTCTACTATCCGGCGCCCGGACCAGGGTACGTGTGGGTCGGCGGCTATTGGGGATGGTACGGGGGACGCTGGGTGTGGGTGCGAGGCCGCTGGGCCTGGCCGCCCCATCGCCATGCGGTTTGGGTCAGTGGTTACTATGCGCACCGTGGCGGCGGCGGTGTGTGGGTCTCCGGCTACTGGAGATGA
- a CDS encoding TetR/AcrR family transcriptional regulator, giving the protein MKPECETKQKLLDTAMRLIWEQSYGAVSVDHICEQAGSKKGSFYHFFPSKSDLAVAAIDDHWRKLRPDLDRIFSPQSPPLERLAGYCAFIYEQQHQQMQRFGRVCGCAFTSLGSELSTQDEKIRKKSLQIMEWRCKYLAAAIRDAVREGLVPEQDCEAKARDLYGSVLGVLLQAKIENNLAIIRHLKPTIFRLIGVPEKEIASAPGRQP; this is encoded by the coding sequence ATGAAACCTGAATGCGAGACCAAACAGAAGTTGTTGGATACCGCGATGCGGCTCATTTGGGAGCAAAGCTACGGAGCGGTCAGCGTGGATCACATTTGCGAGCAGGCTGGCTCCAAGAAGGGTAGCTTCTATCATTTCTTCCCATCGAAGTCGGATTTGGCGGTCGCGGCGATTGATGATCATTGGCGAAAGTTGCGGCCCGATCTTGACCGCATTTTTTCGCCGCAGTCGCCGCCATTGGAACGACTGGCAGGGTATTGCGCTTTTATTTATGAGCAACAGCATCAGCAAATGCAGAGATTTGGCAGGGTTTGCGGGTGTGCTTTCACTTCCCTGGGCTCCGAGTTGAGCACGCAGGACGAAAAAATCCGAAAGAAATCGCTTCAGATCATGGAGTGGCGCTGCAAGTATCTGGCGGCGGCAATCCGGGACGCCGTCCGGGAGGGGCTGGTACCGGAGCAGGACTGTGAGGCCAAAGCCCGCGACCTTTACGGCAGCGTTCTGGGAGTGCTCTTGCAGGCAAAAATCGAAAACAACCTGGCGATCATCCGCCATTTGAAGCCGACGATCTTTCGATTGATTGGCGTGCCCGAAAAGGAAATCGCGAGCGCGCCAGGCCGCCAACCGTAA
- a CDS encoding DUF1257 domain-containing protein has translation MSSVSILTPVVVAAWPVFSAVVAAAATSMGYTVVADVLDKVGPITAATKVARRVELQIANTELVTDQLGRDQHIAVTRGGVTVTFSRDARGHAQVCVNGVDETEEALRAVGEELSQRVVQQYVYQRLIDECRARQFLIVEEEVEADKSIRLKVRHWEG, from the coding sequence ATGAGTTCCGTGAGCATTTTGACGCCGGTGGTCGTGGCTGCGTGGCCCGTGTTCAGTGCGGTGGTCGCGGCGGCAGCTACTTCGATGGGATACACCGTGGTGGCGGACGTTCTGGATAAGGTGGGGCCGATAACCGCGGCGACCAAAGTCGCCCGGCGCGTGGAATTGCAGATCGCCAACACCGAACTGGTAACCGATCAACTGGGGCGCGACCAGCACATCGCCGTCACCCGCGGCGGGGTGACCGTGACCTTTTCACGCGACGCGCGGGGCCATGCCCAGGTCTGCGTCAATGGCGTTGATGAAACCGAGGAAGCACTTCGCGCGGTCGGAGAAGAATTGAGCCAGCGCGTCGTCCAACAATATGTTTACCAGCGCTTGATCGATGAGTGTCGGGCGCGCCAGTTCCTTATTGTTGAGGAAGAAGTGGAAGCTGACAAAAGCATTCGCCTGAAGGTCCGCCACTGGGAAGGTTGA
- a CDS encoding glycosyltransferase family 2 protein, producing MPESFKRLSILIPVFNEVRTVEEIVRRVRAADCCGLEKEIILVDDASTDGTGDLLKKIQRDNGVSVSSHPYNRGKGAALRTALEHATGDIVLIQDADLEYDPSDYPALLRPILDGRADVVYGSRFAGGTHRVLLFWHFMANRFLTLLSNMLCNLNLTDMETCYKVFRRQCIEGVKLTSNRFGVEPELTAKLARRRFRFYETGINYSGRDYSEGKKINWKDGLAALWFIFRYRFFD from the coding sequence ATGCCCGAAAGCTTCAAGCGCCTCTCGATTTTAATTCCGGTTTTCAATGAAGTCCGCACCGTGGAGGAGATCGTCCGTCGCGTGCGCGCGGCGGATTGTTGCGGCTTGGAAAAGGAGATCATTCTTGTCGACGACGCCTCCACCGACGGCACGGGTGATCTTCTAAAAAAAATCCAGCGCGACAACGGGGTCAGCGTATCCTCGCATCCCTACAACCGCGGCAAGGGCGCGGCGTTGCGCACGGCCCTCGAACATGCGACTGGCGACATTGTCCTGATTCAAGACGCCGACCTCGAATATGATCCATCCGATTATCCCGCCCTGTTGCGGCCGATCCTGGATGGGCGTGCAGACGTCGTCTATGGTTCACGCTTTGCCGGGGGGACCCATCGTGTGTTGCTGTTCTGGCATTTCATGGCCAACCGTTTCCTCACGCTGCTCTCGAACATGCTCTGCAACCTCAATCTCACGGACATGGAAACCTGCTACAAGGTCTTCCGTCGACAATGCATCGAGGGCGTGAAGCTGACCTCCAACCGTTTTGGCGTCGAGCCCGAGTTGACCGCCAAGCTGGCGCGTCGCCGGTTCCGCTTTTACGAAACCGGTATCAACTATTCCGGTCGCGACTACAGTGAAGGCAAGAAGATCAACTGGAAGGACGGCCTCGCTGCGCTCTGGTTCATTTTCCGCTATCGCTTTTTTGATTGA
- a CDS encoding DUF2997 domain-containing protein, whose amino-acid sequence MPQREFEITIAPDGNVQLHIKGYKGKSCLKVVRLFEQIVGKVESQRETSEFYEPEEDVRFRIDQRQ is encoded by the coding sequence ATGCCGCAACGCGAATTTGAAATTACCATCGCTCCCGACGGAAATGTGCAGTTGCATATCAAGGGATACAAGGGCAAGAGCTGCCTGAAGGTCGTCCGTCTTTTCGAACAAATTGTTGGCAAGGTTGAATCCCAACGCGAAACGAGCGAGTTTTATGAACCCGAAGAGGATGTCCGTTTCCGAATCGATCAACGGCAATAA